One Gossypium hirsutum isolate 1008001.06 chromosome A11, Gossypium_hirsutum_v2.1, whole genome shotgun sequence genomic window carries:
- the LOC107923756 gene encoding acyltransferase-like protein At3g26840, chloroplastic yields the protein MAAISASTYPAAGVSPFSQRSATSSSGGIRNLSRILAVSTERGGRGTGFGENGKHEKQKLNQKVVKEESEVKPNIYANPEKLPEFEEDKKWLKDYFEECKEMIRSDGCPPRWFSPLECSSFTSPDCPLLLFLPGIDGTRLGLIMHHHKLGKMFNVWCLHIPAQDRTPFNELVKLVERTVRSENCRSPNRPIYLVGESIGACLAISVAAPNPDMDLVLVLSNPATSFSRSQLQPLIPLLEMMPDEFPINLPYILSLATGNPLTVLMDNVVKKGSLPQIIGELSQDLATMSSYLPVLADIVPRQTLLWKLNLLKSGSACANSCLHAVKAQLLILCSGRDQLLPSQEESQRLQKALLDCEIRMFDESGHFLFLEDNVDLVTIIKGASFYRRGKHFDCASDFMPPTPSEFKKLHDSISWVLTATSPVMLSTLEDGKVVRGLAGIPSEGPVLFVGYHMLMGFEVIPLVAQIMMERNILVRGIAHPAMFVRVKDRRPPEPELSDFDILRVMGAVPVSAANFYKLMSSKSHALLYPGGIREALHRKGEEYKLFWPDKSEFVRMAARFGAKIIPFGVVGEDDFAEIILDYNDLMKIPWRREEIERVTSRTAKLRTDASGEIANQQMHIPWVLPKFPGRFYYYFGKPILTEGMKVELREKKKCDEMYLHIKSEVEGCIDFLKNKREKDPYRNLLSRALYQASHPGSTSPFHLPSFDL from the exons ATGGCGGCCATTTCAGCTTCTACATACCCAGCCGCCGGCGTATCGCCATTCTCTCAGCGGAGCGCCACCTCCTCATCCGGAGGAATACGGAATCTCAGTCGGATTTTAGCTGTTTCAACGGAGCGGGGTGGGAGAGGAACCGGTTTTGGAGAGAATGGAAAGCACGAGAAGCAGAAACTGAATCAGAAAGTGGTGAAGGAAGAAAGTGAGGTGAAACCTAATATTTACGCAAATCCGGAGAAGTTACCGGAGTTTGAGGAAGATAAAAAGTGGTTAAAGGATTACTTTGAAGAGTGTAAAGAGATGATCAGATCGGACGGCTGTCCGCCTCGTTGGTTCTCACCTTTGGAGTGTTCTTCTTTTACCTCGCCAGATTGTCCCCTGCTTCTGTTTTTGCCTG GGATTGATGGCACCAGGCTTGGACTTATAATGCATCATCATAAGCTAGGAAA GATGTTCAACGTTTGGTGCTTGCATATTCCAGCGCAGGATAGAACTCCGTTTAATG AGCTAGTGAAGCTTGTGGAAAGAACAGTTAGGTCAGAGAACTGTAGGTCGCCAAACAGGCCAATATATCTTGTTGGAGAGTCTATTGGAGCATGCCTTGCCATTTCTGTCGCAGCTCCGAATCCGGACATGGACCTTGTACTTGTTTTGTCTAATCCAG CAACATCTTTTAGTCGGTCACAGTTGCAACCACTAATACCTCTACTGGAGATGATGCCTGATGAGTTCCCAATTAATCTCCCTTACATATTGAGTTTAGCAACAG GTAATCCTTTGACGGTGCTGATGGATAATGTTGTGAAAAAAGGTTCTCTGCCCCAAATTATTGGAGAGCTATCACAAGATCTTGCTACAATGTCATCATACCTCCCA GTTCTGGCTGATATTGTACCCAGACAAACGCTTCTATGGAAGCTGAACTTGCTCAAATCTGGTTCTGCATGTGCCAACTCATGCCTTCATGCAGTTAAAGCTCAGTTGCTGATACTTTGCAG TGGAAGAGATCAGCTGTTGCCTAGTCAAGAAGAAAGTCAAAGACTTCAAAAAGCACTACTAGATTGTGAGATTCGTATGTTTGACGAAAGTGGTCATTTTCTCTTCCTG GAAGATAATGTTGATTTGGTCACAATCATCAAGGGAGCTTCTTTCTACCGCCGCGGGAAGCACTTTGACTGTGCCTCAGATTTCATGCCACCAACACCTAGTGAATTCAAAAAGCTACATGATTCGATTAG CTGGGTTCTGACAGCAACCAGCCCTGTGATGCTCTCAACATTAGAAGATGGGAAGGTGGTCAGAGGACTTGCGGGAATTCCATCTGAGGGACCAGTCTTGTTTGTCGGCTATCACATGTTAATGGGATTTGAAGTCATTCCATTGGTAGCTCAAATTATGATGGAGAGAAATATTCTAGTTCGTGGGATCGCACATCCAGCGATGTTTGTAAGAGTGAAAGATAGAAGGCCGCCGGAGCCGGAGCTATCAGATTTTGACATACTTAGAGTAATGGGTGCAGTGCCTGTCTCAGCAGCAAACTTTTACAAACTTATGTCTTCAAAATCTCATGCTCTGCTGTACCCTGGTGGCATACGTGAAGCCCTTCATAGGAAG GGCGAAGAATACAAGCTATTTTGGCCAGATAAATCTGAGTTTGTGAGGATGGCAGCCAGATTTGGAGCCAAAATTATTCCTTTCGGTGTTGTCGGAGAGGATGATTTCGCTGAG ATTATTTTGGATTACAATGACCTAATGAAGATTCCATGGAGGAGGGAAGAAATAGAACGAGTTACAAGTCGGACTGCAAAACTGcg GACTGATGCAAGTGGTGAGATTGCAAACCAACAAATGCATATACCATGGGTGCTACCAAAATTTCCTGGccggttttattattatttcggGAAGCCGATTTTGACCGAAG GGATGAAGGTGGAGCTAAGGGAGAAGAAGAAATGTGATGAAATGTATTTACATATAAAGTCAGAGGTGGAGGGATGCATTGATTTCttgaaaaacaaaagagaaaaggaTCCTTATAGAAATCTATTATCTCGGGCGTTGTACCAAGCCTCTCATCCTGGTTCTACCTCTCCCTTTCATCTTCCATCTTTTGAcctctga